A region of Neovison vison isolate M4711 chromosome 7, ASM_NN_V1, whole genome shotgun sequence DNA encodes the following proteins:
- the LOC122914203 gene encoding ubiquilin-3-like, which yields MAKSGEALPQGSPAPIQDPHLIKVTVKTPKDKEDFSVTDTCTIQQLKEEISQRFKAHPDQLVLIFAGKILKDPDSLAQCGVRDGLTVHLVIKMQRRTMGTECPAASVPAPAPSPGSFPQPSSIYPADGPPTFSLSLLTGLSGLGLTSGSFSDQPSSLMWQHVSVPEFVAQIIDDPFIQGLLSNTGLMRQLVLDNPHMQQLMQHNPEIGHILNNPEIMRQTLEFLRNPAMMQEMMRSQDRALSNLESIPGGYNVLRTMYTDIMDPMLNAVQEQFGGNPFATATTANATSSSSQPSRTENRDPLPNPWASTYGGLGGWRGRHPGDQDGSETRNRVPNILGNIGLYDYLQQLHETPQSLGTYLQGTASTLNPNQEPPQPGNRIPPTSSSSQERESGQPLPKESVAIKGKSSCPSFLRYPPERSAGQDGGQGGAGNGSTGHTTNMPDLILGLGHSANRLPFVPSPPSPMAASPGMPEHAWLPPPPYPRSLRPPSMSQVSQLQDEMHRQLPLLLHLQAALTNPRAMQALLQIEQGLQILATEAPRLLLWFMPCLAGLGSMAGSTESRQGTLMQEDPSLAPASEVPPAQGSAELGLHSIPLLQMLQALAGANPQQLQPETHFRVQLEQLRAMGFLNPEANLQALIATGGDVDAAVEKLRQA from the coding sequence ATGGCCAAAAGTGGAGAGGCCCTGCCACAGGGCAGCCCAGCACCCATCCAGGATCCCCACCTCATCAAGGTGACAGTGAAGACGCCCAAGGACAAGGAGGATTTCTCAGTTACAGACACTTGCACCATCCAGCAGCTGAAGGAAGAGATATCCCAGCGCTTTAAGGCCCACCCTGATCAGCTGGTCCTAATCTTCGCTGGCAAAATCCTCAAGGACCCCGACTCATTGGCACAGTGTGGAGTTCGAGATGGCCTCACCGTTCACCTGGTCATCAAGATGCAACGCCGCACCATGGGCACCGAGTGTCCGGCGGCTTCAGTCCCTgcgccagcccccagccctggctcATTCCCTCAGCCAAGCTCCATTTACCCAGCAGATGGGCCACCCACCTTTAGTTTAAGTCTTCTCACAGGCCTCAGTGGGCTAGGCCTGACCTCGGGTAGTTTCTCTGACCAGCCCAGCTCACTGATGTGGCAGCACGTCTCTGTCCCTGAGTTTGTGGCTCAGATCATTGATGACCCTTTCATCCAGGGTCTGCTATCCAACACAGGCTTGATGCGCCAGCTGGTTCTTGACAACCCCCATATGCAGCAGCTGATGCAGCACAACCCCGAGATCGGGCATATTCTcaacaaccctgaaatcatgcgCCAGACGCTGGAGTTCCTACGCAACCCAGCCATGATGCAAGAGATGATGCGCAGCCAGGACCGGGCGCTCAGTAACCTGGAGAGCATCCCTGGGGGCTACAATGTGCTTCGTACCATGTACACAGATATTATGGACCCAATGCTTAATGCAGTGCAGGAGCAGTTCGGTGGCAATCCCTTTGCTACCGCCACTACTGCTAAtgccaccagcagcagcagccaacCTTCGAGGACAGAGAATCGCgaccctctccccaacccctgggcTTCCACGTATGGAGGCTTGGGTGGCTGGCGAGGCAGGCATCCTGGGGACCAGGATGGATCCGAAACTAGAAATAGGGTTCCCAACATTCTGGGTAATATAGGGCTTTATGACTATCTTCAGCAATTACATGAGACCCCCCAGTCCCTGGGAACCTATCTGCAAGGGACTGCGTCCACCCTCAATCCAAACCAAGAACCACCACAACCAGGAAATCGAATCCCCCCAACTTCGTCCTCCTCCCAGGAACGTGAGTCAGGCCAGCCTCTCCCCAAAGAGTCAGTAGCCATCAAGGGAAAGTCCTCTTGCCCATCCTTCCTGAGATATCCCCCAGAGAGGAGTGCTGGACAAGATGGAGGCCAAGGCGGTGCAGGGAACGGCTCCACTGGTCACACCACTAACATGCCTGACCTTATTTTAGGGCTAGGGCATTCAGCCAACAGGTTGCCATTTGTTCCTTCACCACCTTCCCCCATGGCAGCTTCCCCTGGGATGCCTGAGCATGCCTGGCTCCCCCCACCACCTTATCCAAGATCTCTGAGGCCTCCCAGCATGAGCCAGGTCTCTCAGTTGCAGGACGAGATGCACCGGCAGCTGCCACTGCTCCTGCACCTTCAGGCAGCCTTGACAAACCCTCGCGCCATGCAAGCCCTGCTCCAGATTGAGCAGGGTCTGCAGATCCTGGCTACTGAAGCACCTCGCCTCCTGCTCTGGTTCATGCCTTGCCTGGCAGGCCTGGGAAGTATGGCAGGCAGTACAGAGTCTAGACAGGGCACCCTTATGCAGGAGGATCCCTCTCTAGCCCCAGCTTCCGAGGTTcccccagcacagggctctgCAGAGCTGGGCCTCCATTCCATCCCTCTCCTCCAGATGTTGCAAGCTCTAGCTGGTGCCAATCCCCAGCAGCTTCAGCCCGAGACTCACTTCCGGGTGCAGCTAGAACAACTGCGGGCAATGGGCTTTCTGAATCCTGAAGCCAATCTCCAGGCCCTCATAGCCACTGGGGGTGATGTGGATGCTGCTGTGGAGAAGCTGAGGCAGGCATAG
- the UBQLNL gene encoding ubiquilin-like protein, giving the protein MPHVISRTPRMAQSGHPSGLSSDKNISSSVIRVIVKTAGKQEDFMIADDTSVRQFKEKLSAHFKCQVDQLVLVFMGRLLKDHDTLSQRGILDGHTIHLVIKSKCSSRSLAHSSQNLLTKEPSHQDRNTERNSNGVYQPASVSHTTVESSLLVEPDAPKVQSQDLEVGSPEYIAQMLQNPSVQQLLCNTDFMRQFISEHPDMQQLMQQNPEVSHILDNSEILWQTLELARNLAMIQEIMQIQQPEQNPEYPLNPQSHLGLETRPGGDNALGQTYVDCNDQMLNSSQDLFGDNPFRALLGGQVLEQVQSSPPPPAPPQERRDQVPQLPTTRVIYTSSCGLSSITSANGSPNRVNHTPSAYATTISSKGQSPNCPIQHPAGIPALPSIELTQQRQAEDKDATIPLNSSDQKLEDYLQPSDEQTSSQITGSMMQLLLNNPYLAAQMMLFISMPQLNEQCRQQLPIFQQQTQLSDMITALANPKASQAILQIEQGLQLLATEAPVLLSWVAPYLWGLGWLPAPSCSYPDTVPWASDVPDIAEPKDPECCHKSGTVLQRLQSLAGDPSHLPQAPEIRFSQQMESLKAMGFGNPHANLQALIATEGDTRAAIRKLKRAQGF; this is encoded by the coding sequence ATGCCGCATGTCATCTCACGAACACCCAGGATGGCCCAGAGTGGGCATCCTTCAGGTTTGTCTTCAGACAAGAACATCTCTTCAAGTGTCATCCGAGTGATAGTGAAGACAGCAGGCAAGCAGGAAGACTTTATGATAGCAGATGACACCTCAGTGAGGCAATTCAAGGAGAAGCTATCTGCTCACTTCAAGTGCCAGGTGGACCAACTTGTGCTGGTCTTCATGGGCCGCCTTCTTAAGGACCACGATACGCTGAGCCAGAGGGGCATCCTAGATGGCCACACCATTCACTTGGTCATAAAGTCCAAATGCAGCTCCAGATCCCTAGCCCATTCCTCCCAGAACCTACTGACCAAAGAGCCCAGCCACCAGGATAGAAACACCGAAAGAAACAGCAATGGGGTCTACCAACCTGCCAGTGTGAGTCACACCACAGTGGAATCATCCCTCCTTGTGGAACCTGATGCACCCAAAGTGCAGAGCCAGGACCTAGAAGTAGGTAGTCCAGAGTACATAGCCCAGATGCTACAGAATCCTAGTGTCCAGCAGCTTCTGTGTAACACAGACTTCATGAGGCAGTTCATCTCAGAACACCCAGACATGCAACAACTGATGCAGCAGAATCCAGAAGTCTCCCACATCCTTGACAATTCTGAGATCTTATGGCAGACTCTGGAACTGGCCAGAAACCTTGCCATGATTCAAGAGATAATGCAGATCCAGCAACCTGAACAGAATCCTGAGTATCCACTGAATCCACAGTCACACTTGGGCTTAGAGACAAGGCCAGGTGGGGACAATGCCCTGGGTCAGACTTATGTGGATTGCAATGACCAAATGCTCAACAGCTCACAAGATCTTTTTGGAGACAACCCCTTCAGAGCTCTCCTGGGAGGACAAGTTTTGGAACAAGTTCAATCCTCACCTCCACCTCCAGCACCACCCCAGGAACGGCGGGACCAGGTCCCACAGCTCCCTACAACCCGAGTCATCTACACTAGTTCCTGTGGTTTATCCTCCATCACCTCAGCCAATGGTAGCCCTAACAGGGTGAACCATACTCCCAGTGCCTACGCCACCACTATCTCCAGTAAGGGCCAGAGTCCTAACTGTCCCATTCAGCATCCTGCTGGGATACCAGCCTTACCTAGCATAGAGCTCACCCAGCAGCGTCAGGCAGAAGATAAAGATGCCACCATCCCTCTAAATAGCTCTGACCAGAAATTAGAGGATTATCTCCAGCCTTCAGATGAGCAGACCAGCTCCCAGATCACAGGAAGCATGATGCAGTTGCTTTTAAACAACCCGTACTTGGCAGCCCAGATGATGCTGTTCATAAGTATGCCCCAGCTGAATGAACAGTGTAGGCAGCAGCTGCCCATATTCCAGCAGCAGACACAGCTTTCTGACATGATTACAGCCCTAGCCAACCCCAAAGCATCACAAGCAATATTGCAAATTGAGCAGGGTCTGCAGCTCTTGGCCACAGAGGCTCCTGTTCTTCTATCCTGGGTTGCACCCTACCTATGGGGCCTAGGTTGGCTTCCTGCGCCCAGCTGCAGCTACCCTGACACAGTGCCCTGGGCCTCGGATGTGCCAGATATTGCTGAACCCAAAGATCCTGAATGCTGCCATAAATCTGGAACAGTTCTGCAGAGGCTACAGTCCTTAGCTGGAGACCCTTCCCACCTTCCACAAGCCCCTGAGATTCGTTTCAGTCAGCAGATGGAATCTCTAAAGGCCATGGGATTTGGAAACCCCCATGCCAATCTGCAGGCACTTATTGCTACTGAGGGGGACACCAGGGCTGCTATTCGCAAACTTAAGAGAGCCCAAGGATTCTAA